In Salinirussus salinus, the following proteins share a genomic window:
- the hemH gene encoding ferrochelatase: MTTGVVLLNFGEPSEPDREAVLDYLERIFMANADLEEYDSEEAARERSRKLAQRRAPGLMEEYEEIGGSPLNEQARGQTEALEAELRDRGFDVATYLGMQYTEPLIPDAAAAAHGDGVDRVIGLPIYPLCGPSTNVVSLDELEESIDDLGWEVPFQAITGWHKHPGYNHVRAGNIADYAGEWGVDLADEDTALVFSAHGTPQHYLEEGSRYDIYVDEYTSVVASLLGVEEYHVGFQNHENRDIPWTEPEVEDLVAGLDAERVVVEPVSFLHEQSETLSELDIDLREEAEEAGLDFYRVPIPHDDERLPEVFADLLEPFLADFAPEYYQYRQCKCRDVPGTMCLNAPQETPHAEDVAVDAADADLEADD, encoded by the coding sequence ATGACCACAGGGGTCGTCCTGCTGAACTTCGGCGAGCCGTCGGAACCGGACCGCGAGGCCGTCCTCGACTACCTCGAGCGCATCTTCATGGCCAACGCGGACCTGGAGGAGTACGACTCCGAGGAGGCCGCCCGCGAGCGCTCCCGGAAACTCGCACAGCGCCGGGCGCCCGGCCTGATGGAGGAGTACGAGGAGATCGGCGGCTCGCCGCTGAACGAACAGGCCCGCGGCCAGACGGAGGCGCTGGAGGCGGAACTCCGCGACCGCGGGTTCGACGTGGCCACCTACCTGGGGATGCAGTACACCGAGCCGCTGATCCCCGACGCCGCCGCCGCGGCCCACGGGGACGGCGTCGACCGGGTGATCGGCCTCCCGATCTACCCGCTGTGTGGCCCGTCGACGAACGTCGTCTCGCTGGACGAACTCGAGGAGTCCATCGACGACCTCGGGTGGGAGGTCCCGTTTCAGGCGATCACCGGCTGGCACAAACACCCCGGGTACAACCACGTCCGCGCCGGGAACATCGCCGACTACGCCGGGGAGTGGGGCGTCGACCTGGCCGACGAGGACACCGCACTGGTCTTCTCCGCACACGGCACCCCACAGCACTACCTGGAGGAGGGGAGCCGCTACGACATCTACGTCGACGAGTACACCTCGGTCGTGGCCTCCCTTCTGGGCGTCGAGGAGTACCACGTCGGCTTCCAGAACCACGAGAACCGCGACATCCCCTGGACCGAACCCGAGGTCGAGGACCTCGTGGCGGGCCTGGACGCCGAGCGGGTCGTCGTCGAGCCGGTCAGCTTCCTGCACGAACAGAGCGAGACCCTCTCCGAACTCGACATCGACCTCCGCGAGGAGGCCGAGGAGGCCGGGCTGGACTTCTACCGCGTGCCGATCCCCCACGACGACGAGCGCCTGCCGGAGGTGTTCGCGGACCTGCTGGAACCCTTCCTGGCGGACTTCGCGCCGGAGTACTACCAGTACCGCCAGTGCAAGTGCCGGGACGTGCCGGGGACGATGTGTCTGAACGCCCCTCAGGAGACGCCCCACGCCGAGGACGTCGCGGTCGACGCCGCCGACGCCGACCTCGAGGCCGACGACTGA
- the hemG gene encoding protoporphyrinogen oxidase produces MRVVTVGAGITGLALTHELAERGVDSVALEAREAAGGVIQSRPVDGTVAEVGPQRMRATPGVRELVGAAGLEDELVTAGDGTLFVYADGQLREAPTSRDAFLRTDLLSWPAKLRLLAEPLTRPGIDQETVADTFTRKFGRQAYERFIGPLYGGLYGSDPAEMPAAFALSGLMEREEEAGSMLRAFLERVGQGEKAPPATIEGGLQRLPEALAGRYDDRVRLGEPVTAIRPAGEATPPDSVAAAADGGAATGSASGQGPRYTVETAGDSYAADHVVVTAPAGVAGELLEGVAPGADRLRELTYNPLALVYLQSEGQPADGLGYQVSYQEELHTLGVSFNGVLFGRDNLCTAFLGGMHEPELLEESDDRLGETARREFERATGTGATVLDVERRERWFPAYDHTWWGTEEVETPPGVHLATNYTARMGIPSRVREATQVAEELAGG; encoded by the coding sequence ATGCGCGTCGTCACCGTCGGGGCGGGGATCACCGGGCTCGCGCTGACTCACGAGCTCGCCGAGCGGGGCGTCGACAGCGTCGCGCTCGAGGCGAGAGAGGCGGCCGGCGGGGTGATCCAGTCCCGCCCGGTCGACGGGACTGTCGCCGAGGTCGGTCCCCAGCGGATGCGCGCGACGCCGGGCGTGCGCGAGCTCGTCGGGGCCGCGGGCCTGGAGGACGAGCTGGTCACTGCCGGGGACGGGACGCTCTTCGTCTACGCGGACGGTCAGTTGCGGGAGGCACCGACCTCCAGGGACGCCTTCCTCCGGACGGACCTGCTGTCCTGGCCGGCGAAACTCCGGCTGCTCGCGGAGCCGCTGACCCGCCCGGGGATCGACCAGGAGACCGTCGCCGACACCTTCACCCGGAAGTTCGGCCGGCAGGCATACGAGCGCTTCATCGGCCCGCTGTACGGCGGGCTCTACGGCTCCGACCCTGCGGAGATGCCCGCCGCCTTCGCCCTCTCGGGGCTGATGGAGCGGGAGGAAGAGGCCGGCAGCATGCTCCGTGCGTTCCTCGAGCGGGTCGGGCAGGGCGAGAAGGCCCCGCCCGCGACCATCGAGGGCGGCCTCCAGCGACTCCCCGAGGCGCTTGCCGGCCGGTACGACGACCGCGTCCGCCTCGGCGAACCGGTCACGGCGATCCGTCCCGCCGGCGAGGCGACGCCCCCGGACTCCGTCGCGGCCGCGGCGGACGGCGGGGCGGCGACCGGAAGCGCTTCCGGACAGGGGCCGCGCTACACGGTCGAGACGGCCGGGGACAGCTACGCGGCCGACCACGTCGTGGTGACCGCACCGGCGGGCGTCGCCGGCGAGCTTCTGGAGGGGGTCGCGCCGGGCGCCGACCGGCTCCGGGAGCTGACCTACAATCCCCTGGCGCTGGTCTACCTGCAGAGCGAGGGCCAGCCCGCCGACGGCCTCGGCTACCAGGTCAGCTACCAGGAGGAGTTGCACACGCTCGGCGTCTCGTTCAACGGCGTCCTGTTCGGGCGCGACAACCTCTGTACGGCCTTTCTGGGTGGGATGCACGAACCGGAGCTGCTGGAGGAGTCCGACGACCGGCTGGGCGAGACCGCCCGCCGGGAGTTCGAGCGGGCGACGGGGACCGGAGCGACGGTGCTCGACGTTGAACGCCGCGAGCGGTGGTTCCCCGCCTACGACCACACCTGGTGGGGGACCGAGGAGGTCGAGACCCCGCCGGGGGTCCACCTGGCGACCAACTACACGGCGCGGATGGGGATCCCGAGCCGCGTGCGCGAGGCGACGCAGGTGGCCGAGGAACTCGCAGGTGGGTAG